In Candidatus Nitrosotenuis cloacae, the following proteins share a genomic window:
- a CDS encoding cyclase family protein, with the protein MKPVDLTLTITQDIPTFPGSPRPMSIPWNSLKKDGYNLEMLFFSSHTGTHIDAPFHFVQGGKKIHQIDPGRFLCDAVLVRARSGPNHSITKSDIVDHEKRHGAIPRGGAIIFATGWNDQINRRNFFDQNPGLAESAAEYLASKKPSLVGIDSPSIDVGSNKRFSAHHILLKKDVLILENLCNLSRIKSRTFKIAALPLKLHNATGSPVRAVAF; encoded by the coding sequence GTGAAACCAGTAGATCTAACTCTTACAATAACTCAGGACATCCCGACGTTTCCCGGCTCACCCCGGCCCATGTCCATTCCGTGGAACAGTCTGAAAAAAGACGGATATAATCTGGAGATGCTTTTTTTCAGCTCCCATACAGGAACTCACATCGACGCCCCCTTTCACTTTGTGCAGGGCGGCAAGAAGATTCACCAGATAGACCCGGGCAGGTTTTTGTGCGACGCCGTACTGGTCAGGGCAAGATCGGGGCCGAACCACTCCATAACAAAGTCTGACATAGTAGATCATGAGAAAAGGCACGGCGCAATTCCAAGGGGCGGTGCAATAATATTTGCAACCGGATGGAACGACCAGATAAACAGAAGGAACTTTTTTGATCAAAATCCAGGATTAGCCGAATCTGCAGCGGAATATCTGGCATCCAAAAAGCCCAGCCTGGTAGGAATAGATTCGCCGAGCATCGACGTTGGAAGCAACAAGAGGTTTTCTGCCCACCACATACTGCTAAAAAAAGACGTACTGATACTGGAGAACCTATGCAATCTGTCCAGAATAAAGAGCCGCACATTCAAGATTGCCGCCCTGCCGCTAAAGCTGCATAATGCGACAGGCTCACCTGTGCGAGCAGTTGCGTTCTAG
- a CDS encoding Lrp/AsnC ligand binding domain-containing protein: MPIAFILLNSDLGSDQEIVTKIKEILNVEKGLKFDVQGVYGIYDIVVKIEADNADHLRSVITNKIRKIEKVQSTLTMMVIEEQEGL; encoded by the coding sequence TTGCCTATAGCGTTCATTCTCCTGAACTCTGATCTAGGTTCAGACCAGGAAATAGTCACAAAGATCAAGGAGATTCTCAACGTAGAGAAGGGACTAAAGTTCGACGTGCAGGGTGTCTACGGAATATACGACATTGTGGTCAAAATAGAGGCAGACAACGCAGACCATCTGAGAAGCGTCATCACAAACAAGATACGAAAGATCGAAAAGGTCCAGTCCACGCTCACAATGATGGTAATTGAAGAGCAAGAAGGGCTATAG
- a CDS encoding aminotransferase class V-fold PLP-dependent enzyme, with protein MNLDQGLVSESFSSSRIYLNSASSSLIPKQAINAMAEFTAHYNNLGPDSLDFAALLAEKTVSLRNTIARLVGCRQEEVILTQSVTDGINLVANGISLGKDSNVVIRGTTHEHHANYFPWLRLAKKTRLQSIPHDQNGFFHISDLEKLLDKDTKLVALSHGLYNTGSILPAAEIGKVLKERGVPYFLDAAQTVGCIGDYDFGSTSCDFLAFNGYKWLCGPMGIGVFICKKESADLLEPMQIAGESAMLYDGDKLAYKDIPDRFQASYRNYAAIVGLDTSISLLLRIGLQNIRQRLAGLSGMLREELSGIPGVILYGPEDAQKRTSIVSFAVQGGNAKEIVERMERRGIVLALREISDVKIVRASPHIFNTESDIQKTVDAIRQL; from the coding sequence ATGAATTTAGATCAAGGGCTCGTCTCGGAATCTTTTTCGAGCTCCAGAATCTATCTCAACAGCGCGTCGTCGTCACTGATTCCCAAGCAGGCAATAAACGCAATGGCAGAGTTTACTGCACACTACAATAATCTGGGCCCCGACTCACTTGACTTTGCCGCGCTGCTCGCAGAAAAGACCGTCAGCCTCAGAAACACAATTGCAAGATTGGTCGGATGCAGACAAGAGGAGGTGATTCTCACGCAGAGCGTCACCGACGGGATAAACCTTGTTGCAAACGGCATCTCGCTTGGAAAGGATTCCAATGTTGTGATTCGTGGAACGACACACGAGCATCACGCAAATTATTTTCCGTGGCTTCGCCTTGCAAAAAAGACCAGACTGCAGAGCATACCGCATGACCAGAACGGGTTTTTCCATATTTCGGATCTTGAAAAGCTGCTTGACAAGGACACAAAGCTTGTGGCCCTAAGTCACGGCCTGTACAACACAGGCTCCATACTGCCTGCCGCCGAAATAGGAAAGGTGCTAAAGGAGAGGGGCGTTCCGTATTTTCTTGATGCCGCGCAGACTGTAGGATGCATCGGCGATTATGACTTTGGGAGTACCAGTTGTGATTTTCTTGCGTTTAACGGCTACAAGTGGTTGTGCGGTCCGATGGGCATAGGTGTTTTCATATGCAAAAAAGAGTCGGCCGATCTTTTGGAGCCGATGCAGATTGCAGGAGAGTCGGCAATGCTGTACGACGGCGACAAACTAGCATACAAGGACATCCCGGACAGGTTCCAGGCAAGCTACAGAAACTATGCGGCGATTGTGGGACTTGACACATCTATCTCGCTTTTGCTGCGCATCGGGTTGCAGAACATCAGGCAGAGACTGGCAGGCTTGTCCGGCATGCTGCGAGAGGAACTGTCAGGGATTCCAGGTGTCATATTGTACGGGCCGGAGGATGCGCAAAAAAGGACCAGCATCGTGTCGTTTGCAGTGCAGGGCGGCAACGCAAAGGAAATTGTAGAGAGGATGGAAAGGCGCGGAATCGTTCTTGCGCTAAGGGAGATCTCAGATGTGAAGATAGTGCGAGCATCGCCCCACATATTCAATACAGAATCAGATATTCAGAAAACCGTCGACGCGATCAGGCAGCTATAG
- a CDS encoding NADH-quinone oxidoreductase subunit I, with amino-acid sequence MPVAILPDIGEQMCIGCALCVEICTTLGPDVLRVKPVEGWKRGKAFVFYPERCISDGACIGVCPTKAIFWMRPMDFTVGQPVPLYKNSVFVKGWTELID; translated from the coding sequence ATGCCAGTAGCAATTTTACCTGACATTGGTGAACAGATGTGCATTGGATGCGCACTATGCGTTGAAATCTGCACAACACTGGGACCAGATGTACTTAGAGTAAAACCAGTCGAAGGCTGGAAGAGAGGTAAGGCATTTGTCTTTTACCCAGAAAGATGCATCTCCGACGGAGCATGCATCGGCGTTTGCCCAACAAAGGCAATCTTCTGGATGAGACCAATGGACTTCACAGTAGGTCAACCAGTTCCTCTATACAAAAACTCAGTCTTCGTTAAGGGCTGGACTGAACTCATCGATTAA
- a CDS encoding GNAT family N-acetyltransferase, with protein MITVSKATHKNKAAIQHLLLELGRPQADGKKQMAFFEDLIRLYTTGPDKHILVAHDAADVVGLASAVVLPRLNRVRPELWIPELVVSKKHRNKGVGKKLIISCIALAKRKNCFRIRLESGKNRKSAHKFYKKMGLEAYAVSFSLGLG; from the coding sequence ATGATAACTGTAAGCAAAGCCACACACAAGAACAAGGCTGCCATACAACACCTCCTGTTGGAGCTTGGACGGCCGCAGGCAGACGGCAAAAAGCAAATGGCGTTCTTTGAGGATCTGATCCGCCTCTACACTACAGGCCCCGACAAACATATTCTAGTTGCGCACGATGCAGCAGACGTGGTGGGACTGGCAAGCGCAGTCGTGCTGCCAAGGCTGAACCGCGTCCGCCCCGAGCTCTGGATTCCGGAGCTGGTGGTGTCAAAGAAACACCGGAACAAGGGCGTCGGAAAAAAGCTGATAATCTCATGCATTGCTCTGGCGAAAAGAAAAAATTGTTTTAGGATACGACTAGAGTCTGGAAAAAATAGAAAGTCGGCCCACAAGTTTTACAAAAAGATGGGACTTGAGGCCTACGCCGTCAGCTTCAGCTTGGGACTAGGCTAG
- a CDS encoding CDC48 family AAA ATPase, which yields MSEITLKIDEIAQRHVGKGIAVIDPKVAKDNKLQTGQIVELLANKKTHVKIWPGSADDFGSGVIRIDGLTRHNIGAGIGEKVQIKTVDSAEAEQVVLSPVEKISVEGLQEYMSSLYEGHVFTTGDTIVVNTHLGGKTQLIVTSTTPAKPVIITPKTKFKLGGMTKAVDNTIPRITYDDLGGLKKEVQKIREMVELPMRHPELFDKLGIEAPKGVLLYGPPGTGKTLLAKAVAGETHAHFTAISGPEIMGKYYGESEERLREIFKQAEENTPSIIFIDEIDSIAPKRDEVTGEVEKRIVSQLLTLMDGMNARGKVVVIAATNRPDSIDQALRRPGRFDREIEIGIPDAEGRAEILNIHTRGMPIDEKVNLEQFAKVTHGFVGADLESLTKEAAMRSLRRILPDVDLNQEKISAEILQKIKIVDEDFRDALKDVKPSALREVLVEVPNVTWDDVGGLEQLKEELKEAVEWPLKHKEAFEYVDVSPPKGVLLYGPPGTGKTLIAKALAKMTESNFISVKGPELLSKWVGESEKGVREVFRKARQAAPCIIFFDEIDALVPRRGGGDSSHVTESVVSQILTEIDGLEELHGVLIIGATNRLDIVDSALLRPGRFDRIIEVPKPDAKSRRHIFEIHTRKKPLASDVNLDKLVEQTDGYTGAEISAVCSRAAIAALKRHINGQATSHKDIKITQQDLEDALKKVRVPTTATYLA from the coding sequence ATGAGCGAAATTACACTAAAGATTGATGAGATAGCCCAACGACATGTTGGGAAGGGAATTGCGGTAATAGATCCAAAGGTAGCAAAGGACAACAAGCTTCAGACGGGCCAGATAGTAGAACTGCTGGCAAATAAAAAGACCCACGTAAAGATCTGGCCGGGATCCGCAGACGATTTTGGCTCTGGAGTAATACGAATCGACGGGCTGACAAGGCATAACATCGGTGCCGGAATTGGGGAGAAGGTGCAGATCAAGACGGTCGACTCGGCCGAGGCAGAGCAGGTAGTACTTTCCCCGGTGGAAAAGATTTCAGTGGAGGGACTGCAGGAATACATGTCATCTCTGTACGAGGGACATGTCTTTACCACAGGCGACACCATAGTGGTAAACACGCACCTTGGAGGAAAGACACAGCTGATAGTAACATCCACAACCCCGGCAAAGCCGGTAATCATCACCCCCAAGACAAAGTTCAAGCTTGGAGGCATGACAAAGGCGGTGGACAACACCATCCCAAGGATCACGTACGACGACCTCGGGGGCCTCAAAAAGGAGGTCCAGAAGATCCGCGAGATGGTCGAGCTTCCAATGCGCCATCCGGAACTGTTTGACAAGCTTGGAATCGAGGCTCCAAAGGGCGTACTCTTGTACGGCCCACCTGGAACCGGAAAGACGCTCCTAGCAAAGGCAGTAGCAGGCGAGACACACGCTCACTTTACGGCAATTTCAGGTCCGGAGATAATGGGAAAATACTACGGCGAGTCGGAGGAGCGACTAAGGGAGATATTCAAGCAGGCAGAGGAGAACACTCCGAGTATCATATTCATTGACGAGATCGACTCGATCGCTCCAAAGCGTGACGAGGTGACAGGCGAGGTGGAAAAGAGAATCGTCTCGCAGCTTCTCACACTGATGGACGGAATGAATGCCAGGGGAAAAGTGGTAGTCATTGCTGCCACGAACAGGCCGGACTCTATCGACCAGGCACTCAGAAGACCCGGACGCTTTGATCGGGAGATAGAGATAGGAATTCCCGACGCAGAAGGGCGAGCTGAGATCCTCAACATCCACACACGCGGAATGCCAATCGACGAGAAGGTGAACCTCGAGCAGTTTGCAAAGGTGACGCACGGATTTGTCGGAGCGGATTTGGAATCGCTGACAAAGGAGGCCGCAATGAGGTCACTGCGCAGAATACTTCCAGACGTCGACCTAAACCAGGAAAAGATCTCAGCTGAGATTCTGCAGAAAATAAAGATAGTCGATGAGGATTTCAGGGATGCACTAAAGGACGTAAAGCCATCTGCACTAAGAGAGGTGCTAGTCGAGGTTCCAAACGTGACATGGGACGACGTCGGCGGCTTGGAGCAGCTCAAAGAGGAGTTGAAGGAGGCAGTCGAATGGCCGCTAAAACACAAGGAGGCATTCGAGTATGTCGACGTCTCACCGCCAAAGGGCGTACTCTTGTACGGCCCACCTGGAACCGGAAAGACGCTCATCGCAAAGGCACTTGCAAAGATGACGGAATCGAACTTTATCAGCGTCAAGGGCCCCGAGTTGCTATCAAAGTGGGTCGGCGAATCGGAGAAGGGAGTAAGAGAGGTGTTCAGAAAGGCAAGACAGGCAGCACCGTGCATAATCTTCTTCGACGAGATCGACGCGCTGGTACCAAGAAGGGGAGGCGGAGATTCGTCGCATGTGACGGAGAGTGTGGTATCGCAGATACTCACCGAGATAGACGGTCTAGAGGAGCTGCACGGGGTGCTGATAATCGGCGCCACAAACAGACTGGACATAGTGGACTCGGCCCTGCTAAGACCCGGACGATTCGACAGAATCATCGAGGTGCCAAAGCCGGACGCAAAGTCGAGAAGGCACATCTTTGAGATACACACGAGGAAGAAGCCGCTTGCCTCCGACGTCAACTTGGACAAACTTGTCGAGCAGACAGACGGATACACGGGTGCAGAGATTTCCGCGGTGTGTTCAAGGGCCGCAATTGCAGCACTAAAGAGACACATCAACGGTCAGGCGACAAGTCACAAGGACATCAAGATAACTCAGCAGGATTTGGAGGATGCGCTAAAAAAAGTCCGCGTCCCAACTACTGCGACGTATCTAGCCTAG
- the hsp20 gene encoding archaeal heat shock protein Hsp20: protein MLFDEEFDRLFKRMSRSFMDIDDIFDDVKRADGVTYGPYYYGYSMTVGPDGKPQVREYGNVNPSLLPTADTREPLVDTLVDEKDGILKLVAEMPGVEKKDIKVVVEGNTVNIDAQHGEKKYQTRVPIKQKVDVDSVKASYTNGILEVQFSYKKEEKPKGKTVEVS from the coding sequence ATGTTATTCGATGAAGAATTCGATAGGCTCTTCAAAAGAATGTCCAGATCATTCATGGACATAGATGACATCTTTGACGATGTCAAAAGAGCCGACGGCGTGACGTATGGGCCATATTATTACGGTTATTCAATGACCGTTGGACCCGATGGCAAGCCGCAAGTGAGGGAATACGGAAATGTAAACCCAAGTTTGCTCCCGACGGCAGATACGCGAGAGCCGCTAGTTGACACACTGGTGGACGAAAAGGACGGAATCCTCAAGCTGGTAGCAGAGATGCCGGGAGTCGAGAAAAAAGACATCAAGGTGGTAGTGGAGGGGAACACCGTAAATATTGATGCGCAGCATGGAGAGAAAAAGTACCAAACCAGGGTCCCAATCAAGCAGAAGGTGGACGTAGACTCTGTAAAGGCATCATACACAAACGGAATTTTGGAAGTCCAGTTCAGCTACAAAAAGGAAGAGAAACCCAAGGGAAAGACGGTGGAGGTTTCCTAA
- a CDS encoding ACT domain-containing protein — protein MKTGLSVPEAVREIITKNRSIYDCMKMDVINYTALAVKIQPDVEKQIGGQVNLNTIVVAIKRYADSFAEKEEIRSESVLKNARLSLTDGILDIKFTSNDADTNAASLLNKFEQYDSDYEFFRLADSTFRILTEDLVDIRKLFESLPSEKNFLNSGLAKIKIRMPEQHRSDGASYVAELLHNNGIELQNAFFSQDDIVLVLREEDASKAYEILRAEISR, from the coding sequence ATGAAGACCGGTCTTTCCGTGCCTGAGGCTGTGCGCGAGATAATCACGAAGAATCGTTCCATCTATGACTGCATGAAGATGGATGTCATCAACTATACTGCGCTTGCAGTAAAGATCCAACCTGACGTGGAAAAGCAGATCGGCGGCCAGGTCAATCTCAATACGATTGTGGTGGCAATAAAGCGCTATGCGGACTCGTTTGCAGAAAAAGAGGAGATCAGGTCAGAGTCGGTCCTCAAAAATGCTCGACTGTCGCTGACAGACGGAATACTGGACATCAAGTTCACCTCAAATGACGCCGACACGAATGCAGCGTCGCTTTTGAACAAGTTTGAGCAGTACGATTCGGATTACGAGTTTTTCAGGCTGGCAGACTCGACATTTAGGATACTGACCGAGGATCTGGTGGATATCAGAAAGCTCTTCGAGTCACTCCCGTCCGAGAAGAACTTTCTCAACTCGGGTCTTGCAAAGATAAAGATCAGAATGCCGGAACAGCACAGATCCGACGGGGCATCATACGTGGCGGAGCTTCTTCACAACAATGGCATCGAGCTTCAGAACGCGTTCTTCTCACAGGACGATATAGTACTGGTGTTGCGTGAGGAAGACGCGTCAAAGGCGTACGAGATCCTAAGGGCAGAGATCTCCAGATAG